In Microbulbifer celer, a single window of DNA contains:
- a CDS encoding zinc-dependent metalloprotease: MIPRLLLIVLFSVVTGVASAANIDTFTAKMEKQEGLFDFYWDSAQGRLYLEVGQFDRELLLLTGLAQGLGSNPVGLDRNQVGDTRLITFERVGNKVLMHQVNTRYRAQTENAAERRAVEEAFASSILWGFEVKAEGAGSVLVDFTPFLLSDQHGIAQRLEDTKQGSYAIDKSKSAIYLPRTKAFPKNSEFEAQLTFSGSKPGEHVKEVVPTPKLITLRQHISLVALPEDGYQPRRFHSRSGYFPLTYRDYAAPIDMPMDQRLIYRHRLQKKPDSDEVVEPIVYYVDSGVPEPVRSALIEGASWWNQAFEAAGFKDAFQVKLLPEDVDPLDVRYNVINWVHRSTRGWSYGYSISDPRTGEILKGNVTLGSLRVRQDFLIAQGLLQPYGEQDADTEDLKAMALARIRQLSAHEVGHTLGLAHNFIASTENRASVMDYPAPLVTLTDGKASIQTAYTTGIGAWDEIAIRYGYGITEDGSRYLASIIEEAEHRGLRFISDPDSRAINNAHSESHLWDNGARPLEEFERMVAMRRHALENFSAAANRPDVPRSSLDETLVPVYYGHRYQVEAVGKLIGGLDYDYQYNNADANSFRMVSVEKQQQAIDALVTTLEPEFLTLPEDVLNLLPPKSYGYARTRESAPAYTGVAFDGVALAEAAAGHTFSILLDPARAARLQQQHARRGDGPSFGAMLSRLTEHAISSARYENLEAAIHQRVNHVYIHQLMLLASNKKAPSSARGQASLELAKIQHAIGRMKLFGGDPQGYNAHYFYEAQRIAQFMAGNLEVSPADIKSMPPGSPI, encoded by the coding sequence GTGATCCCGAGATTACTGTTGATTGTTCTTTTCAGCGTGGTGACCGGTGTAGCCAGTGCTGCCAATATCGACACCTTTACCGCGAAGATGGAAAAGCAGGAGGGCCTGTTTGATTTTTACTGGGATTCAGCACAGGGACGTTTGTACCTGGAAGTTGGCCAGTTTGATCGCGAGCTGCTGCTATTGACCGGACTGGCACAGGGGCTCGGCTCCAACCCTGTTGGCCTGGACCGCAACCAGGTGGGGGATACTCGGCTGATCACCTTTGAACGGGTTGGTAACAAGGTGCTGATGCATCAGGTAAATACCCGATACCGTGCACAGACAGAGAATGCGGCAGAGCGCCGCGCGGTGGAGGAAGCTTTTGCTTCATCGATTCTGTGGGGGTTCGAGGTCAAGGCGGAAGGCGCGGGCAGCGTATTGGTGGACTTTACCCCATTCCTGCTGAGCGACCAGCACGGCATTGCCCAGAGGTTGGAAGACACCAAGCAAGGTAGCTACGCCATCGATAAAAGCAAGTCGGCAATATACCTGCCTCGCACCAAGGCCTTTCCCAAAAACAGCGAATTTGAAGCGCAACTGACATTTTCCGGAAGCAAGCCCGGTGAGCATGTCAAAGAAGTTGTGCCCACACCGAAACTGATCACGCTGCGCCAGCATATTTCTCTGGTCGCATTGCCCGAGGACGGTTATCAACCGCGACGCTTCCACAGCCGCTCGGGTTACTTCCCGCTGACTTACCGGGATTACGCTGCGCCCATCGATATGCCAATGGATCAGCGCTTGATCTACCGCCACCGGTTACAGAAGAAGCCGGACAGTGACGAGGTTGTGGAGCCCATTGTTTACTATGTGGACTCCGGTGTGCCGGAGCCGGTACGCAGTGCGTTGATTGAAGGGGCAAGCTGGTGGAACCAGGCGTTTGAGGCGGCCGGTTTCAAAGACGCCTTTCAGGTGAAGTTGTTGCCGGAAGACGTGGACCCGCTGGATGTGCGCTACAACGTGATCAACTGGGTACACCGTTCCACCCGCGGTTGGTCCTACGGCTATTCTATTTCGGACCCGCGCACTGGCGAGATTTTAAAAGGCAATGTCACCCTAGGCTCTCTGCGGGTACGTCAGGATTTTCTGATCGCGCAAGGATTGTTACAGCCTTACGGCGAGCAAGATGCGGATACCGAGGATCTCAAGGCCATGGCTCTGGCGCGGATTCGCCAGCTCTCCGCTCATGAGGTGGGGCATACCCTGGGGCTCGCGCACAATTTTATTGCCAGCACAGAAAACCGCGCTTCGGTCATGGATTACCCGGCACCACTGGTCACATTGACTGACGGCAAGGCATCCATTCAAACCGCTTACACGACGGGTATCGGTGCCTGGGACGAAATCGCAATCCGCTATGGATACGGCATCACAGAGGATGGAAGCCGGTACCTGGCCAGTATTATTGAAGAGGCGGAGCACCGGGGATTGCGATTTATCTCCGACCCGGACTCTCGCGCGATCAATAATGCCCACAGCGAATCTCACCTGTGGGATAACGGCGCCAGACCACTGGAAGAGTTTGAGCGTATGGTGGCAATGCGCCGTCATGCACTGGAGAACTTCAGTGCCGCGGCAAACCGCCCGGATGTCCCGCGATCGTCACTGGATGAAACCCTGGTACCAGTCTATTACGGTCACCGTTACCAGGTGGAAGCTGTAGGCAAACTGATCGGGGGGCTGGATTACGATTATCAGTATAATAACGCGGATGCGAATAGCTTCCGCATGGTGTCCGTGGAAAAGCAACAACAGGCCATAGACGCACTGGTGACAACCCTTGAGCCAGAATTCCTCACCCTGCCGGAAGATGTGTTGAACCTTTTACCACCTAAATCATACGGTTACGCCCGCACCAGGGAGAGTGCTCCGGCTTATACCGGTGTCGCATTTGACGGGGTCGCGCTGGCCGAGGCTGCTGCGGGCCATACTTTTTCCATTCTGCTCGATCCGGCGCGTGCGGCGCGGTTACAGCAGCAGCATGCAAGGCGGGGAGATGGGCCCAGCTTTGGCGCTATGCTGTCCCGGTTGACGGAGCATGCCATATCCAGTGCTCGGTATGAGAATCTGGAGGCGGCGATTCACCAGCGCGTCAACCACGTGTATATCCATCAGCTGATGTTGCTCGCGAGCAATAAGAAGGCCCCGTCATCGGCACGTGGGCAGGCGAGTCTGGAACTGGCAAAAATCCAGCACGCTATTGGCCGCATGAAACTGTTTGGGGGAGATCCACAAGGCTATAACGCGCATTACTTTTATGAGGCACAACGTATAGCGCAATTTATGGCGGGAAATCTGGAAGTGAGCCCTGCAGATATCAAATCGATGCCGCCGGGTTCTCCCATTTAG
- a CDS encoding sulfite exporter TauE/SafE family protein: MSVEEITLFILLLSLAGLVAGITAGLFGNGGGFVVVPALLMVFPFLHSASSELMRVAVGTSLASIVISSARAVHAHNRRGAVDFKVLRDWSLWVVLGVGGGLYIASFTDSKSLIYVFAAGVLLYSVYFLFPNLFDSLKGKLSMPTGMARASLASFLGGFSSLLGIGGGTITVMTMVLCNRPAHQAVATASGVGFLIGLPGAVGFLIMGLGAPDLPMGSVGYINIPALLAISLFSVISAPIGARWAHSLDELHLKRLFGLYLILVSITMFAKA, from the coding sequence ATGAGCGTCGAAGAAATCACTCTGTTTATTCTGCTTCTGTCTCTCGCCGGTTTGGTGGCAGGCATCACTGCAGGCCTCTTCGGCAACGGGGGCGGCTTTGTCGTGGTCCCGGCACTGCTGATGGTATTTCCATTCCTGCACAGTGCATCCAGTGAGTTGATGCGGGTTGCAGTGGGCACCTCACTGGCATCGATCGTGATCTCTTCCGCACGGGCGGTACACGCGCACAATCGTCGCGGTGCGGTGGATTTCAAGGTATTGCGGGACTGGTCACTCTGGGTGGTTCTGGGCGTAGGTGGCGGACTGTATATTGCCTCGTTTACCGACAGTAAAAGTCTTATCTATGTATTTGCTGCGGGCGTTCTCCTTTATTCCGTCTACTTCCTGTTTCCGAACCTTTTCGACAGCCTGAAAGGGAAACTCAGCATGCCCACGGGAATGGCACGCGCGTCGCTGGCCAGTTTTCTCGGCGGCTTTTCTTCACTGTTGGGGATTGGCGGTGGCACCATTACGGTGATGACCATGGTGCTGTGTAACCGGCCCGCGCACCAGGCGGTGGCAACTGCATCTGGCGTGGGCTTTCTGATCGGACTGCCCGGCGCTGTAGGCTTCCTGATTATGGGCCTCGGCGCACCAGATCTGCCCATGGGCTCCGTCGGCTACATCAATATCCCCGCACTACTGGCTATCTCACTATTCTCCGTCATTTCTGCACCGATCGGTGCGCGCTGGGCTCACAGCCTGGACGAACTTCACCTGAAACGCCTGTTTGGCCTCTACCTGATTCTGGTTTCCATCACCATGTTTGCAAAAGCATAG
- a CDS encoding DUF350 domain-containing protein, with product MQTEFLTATLFNLGINLLYTVLAIFVAMVALLIIDKKLLKHVDIEQELKKGNIAVSIFASTILVFVALIISFGLKG from the coding sequence GTGCAAACGGAATTTCTCACTGCAACCCTGTTCAATCTGGGCATCAACTTGCTCTATACCGTTCTCGCCATCTTCGTTGCAATGGTGGCATTGCTGATTATCGACAAGAAACTACTGAAGCATGTCGATATCGAGCAGGAGTTGAAAAAAGGCAATATCGCGGTGTCCATCTTTGCCTCCACTATTCTGGTTTTTGTTGCCCTGATTATTTCTTTCGGGCTCAAGGGCTAG
- a CDS encoding DUF3413 domain-containing protein — MPRSTVASRRDAFNWVIWFTFANGLFALLLGLLYIQWIDIADIVTATYVSVLYPGQFTIIAWLAGLPLLLLSLLLPFPLTRVLAVTVATAGISILAVDTVVYSLYRFHLSSFVLELALGAGGQAFTLSPTTQAVAIGAGLIILLLEVGLAALLKHYRPRARWARLAFAGMFASQLCAHGWHAWADANYDTRITSVTRHLPLYHAATGKRLMKKWGLVDPQRARGNQGSVKLEGARRGRLNYPAAPMQCSPPEPPMNLLIVVMDSVRWDLLEQQTMPTLWDLRSSSQVFTQHFSNGNATKPGLFTLFYGIPASYWDAFSTAGQPPVMIERMQALGYDTKVLASATLVSPAFDRNIFSSIDNLRLETPGKKPWQRDARITRDWLDYMEQRAQQKAENPFFGFLFYDTTHGYEVPEDYPKFEPYWDVNRFELDNDFDPTPFLNAYRTAGHYVDNQLRQVIDDLRKRDLLENTIVVVTSDHGEEFNEHRKNYWGHGSNFGDYQLHVPLVIHWPGKQPHTYHHRTQHFDVAPALVRNALGCEATSPKAFSSDYGLFNKGRLGWNMSHSYMDYALLMPEYHLVKHASGTVELLDTRTLEPEKNRHIPGNVIQEVLQEMSRFYQSEGEK; from the coding sequence ATGCCCAGATCAACAGTTGCCAGCAGACGCGATGCCTTCAATTGGGTTATCTGGTTCACTTTTGCCAACGGACTGTTTGCGCTGCTGCTGGGACTGCTTTATATACAGTGGATCGACATCGCCGATATCGTCACTGCCACTTACGTCAGCGTACTGTATCCCGGACAGTTCACTATCATCGCCTGGCTGGCAGGGCTGCCGCTACTGCTGTTATCACTGTTGCTGCCGTTTCCACTGACCCGGGTGCTGGCCGTTACTGTCGCGACAGCGGGAATCAGTATCCTCGCCGTAGATACCGTGGTCTATTCCCTGTACCGCTTTCACCTCTCCAGTTTTGTGCTCGAGCTGGCACTGGGTGCGGGTGGACAGGCATTTACCCTGTCCCCCACCACGCAGGCAGTCGCTATTGGTGCCGGGCTGATCATACTGTTACTGGAGGTCGGGTTAGCGGCACTGCTGAAACATTATCGCCCCCGTGCGCGCTGGGCCCGGCTCGCCTTTGCCGGTATGTTTGCCAGCCAACTCTGTGCGCACGGCTGGCACGCCTGGGCGGATGCCAATTACGATACCCGTATCACTTCTGTCACGCGTCATCTGCCTCTGTACCATGCCGCTACCGGCAAGCGTCTGATGAAAAAGTGGGGCTTGGTGGATCCGCAGCGAGCGCGGGGAAACCAGGGCAGCGTCAAGCTGGAAGGCGCCCGCCGCGGACGGCTGAACTACCCTGCCGCACCCATGCAGTGTTCGCCCCCCGAGCCCCCCATGAACCTTTTGATAGTCGTAATGGACTCGGTGCGCTGGGACCTTCTGGAGCAACAGACCATGCCCACGCTGTGGGACCTGCGCTCTTCCTCTCAGGTTTTTACGCAGCATTTCAGTAATGGCAATGCGACAAAGCCTGGTCTCTTCACTCTCTTTTACGGCATCCCTGCCAGTTACTGGGATGCGTTCAGTACCGCCGGTCAGCCGCCGGTGATGATCGAGCGCATGCAAGCGCTGGGTTATGACACCAAGGTGCTGGCGTCGGCGACTCTGGTCAGCCCCGCATTCGATCGCAATATATTTTCCTCCATCGACAATCTGCGCCTGGAAACCCCCGGTAAAAAGCCCTGGCAGCGCGATGCCAGGATCACCCGGGACTGGCTCGATTACATGGAACAGCGTGCGCAGCAAAAAGCAGAAAACCCCTTCTTCGGTTTCCTGTTCTACGACACCACGCACGGATATGAGGTACCGGAGGATTACCCGAAGTTTGAGCCCTACTGGGACGTCAACCGGTTCGAACTCGATAACGACTTTGATCCGACACCCTTTCTCAATGCCTACCGCACTGCAGGGCACTACGTGGACAATCAACTCCGCCAGGTGATTGATGATTTGCGAAAGCGCGACCTGCTGGAAAACACCATCGTGGTGGTGACTTCAGATCATGGCGAAGAATTCAATGAACATCGCAAAAACTATTGGGGCCATGGCAGTAACTTCGGCGACTACCAGTTACATGTGCCCCTGGTAATCCACTGGCCCGGCAAACAGCCACACACCTACCATCACCGCACACAGCATTTTGATGTAGCTCCCGCGCTGGTGCGCAATGCACTGGGGTGCGAGGCCACATCACCGAAAGCGTTCTCCTCGGACTACGGGTTGTTCAATAAAGGGCGCCTGGGCTGGAACATGTCTCACAGTTATATGGACTACGCGCTGTTGATGCCGGAATACCACCTGGTGAAACACGCCTCCGGCACCGTGGAACTCCTGGATACCCGGACTCTGGAGCCGGAGAAAAACAGACACATTCCCGGCAATGTTATCCAGGAAGTTTTGCAAGAGATGTCACGGTTTTACCAGTCTGAAGGGGAGAAGTGA
- a CDS encoding SPFH domain-containing protein produces the protein MLSKLSKLFIVSGLILGLVACGDRVEVPPAHVGKILTKNGYKPNTVPPSKFRLDPCIFYCDKLVTLATADFGHMEKFKLFMPKDQLNMSFDIRMTGSVNETYIDNIFDRVPPSQDNISVNQVYSTYAQPVIRDVVRRVIAKYSINEIASSREMLSQELFSAVTTSLDGTPIKIKRLGIADVQFPKVITEAKERAAERRELIEQEKAQFEIQKIQMERDLEREKMNRAVAREKAMGQKEVNDLLAKSVTDKYLAYRTLEVLDRMAESENKVFVPVEALGTIGLQQAVFTDQVKQVARKR, from the coding sequence ATGCTGTCTAAGTTGTCAAAGCTGTTCATTGTATCCGGTCTGATTCTGGGCCTGGTGGCCTGTGGCGATCGGGTGGAAGTGCCCCCGGCCCACGTGGGCAAAATCCTCACCAAGAATGGCTACAAGCCCAATACGGTACCACCGTCCAAATTCCGATTGGATCCGTGTATTTTCTATTGCGATAAACTGGTTACGCTCGCCACCGCGGACTTCGGTCATATGGAGAAATTCAAGCTGTTCATGCCCAAGGATCAGCTCAATATGAGCTTTGATATCCGCATGACCGGCTCCGTCAACGAAACCTACATCGATAATATTTTTGATCGGGTACCGCCGAGCCAGGACAATATCTCTGTGAACCAGGTGTACAGCACCTATGCACAGCCGGTGATCCGGGATGTGGTGCGCCGGGTGATCGCCAAGTACTCCATTAACGAAATCGCTTCCAGCCGTGAAATGTTGAGCCAGGAACTTTTTTCAGCAGTCACGACCTCCCTGGACGGAACCCCGATCAAGATCAAGCGTCTGGGCATTGCCGACGTACAGTTTCCCAAGGTCATCACCGAGGCCAAGGAGCGCGCCGCCGAGCGCCGCGAACTGATCGAACAGGAAAAGGCCCAGTTCGAGATCCAGAAAATCCAGATGGAGCGGGATCTTGAGCGGGAAAAAATGAACCGCGCGGTTGCCCGTGAAAAAGCCATGGGGCAGAAAGAAGTGAATGATCTATTGGCCAAATCAGTAACGGATAAGTATCTCGCCTACCGCACACTGGAAGTACTCGATCGTATGGCGGAATCCGAGAACAAGGTGTTTGTGCCGGTGGAAGCGCTGGGCACCATCGGGCTGCAGCAGGCAGTATTTACCGATCAGGTCAAACAGGTCGCACGCAAGCGCTGA
- a CDS encoding globin, producing MNRVDSDVVFQSYGRCCNSEQFFIDFYDHFMGSSEEIRALFRNTDMSAQRHLLRNGIMQLVLHARGMSDTKLKALGESHSRSGYNIRPEWYDLWLSALLTTLRQHDPEFDDSVSQAWQRAIGPGIDCIRRAY from the coding sequence ATGAACCGTGTCGACAGCGATGTCGTATTCCAGAGCTATGGCCGTTGCTGCAATAGTGAACAGTTTTTCATCGACTTCTACGATCACTTTATGGGGAGCTCGGAGGAAATTCGCGCGCTGTTTCGCAATACGGATATGTCAGCCCAGCGACACCTACTGCGCAATGGCATCATGCAACTGGTGCTACATGCCCGCGGCATGTCGGACACCAAGCTGAAAGCCCTGGGAGAAAGCCACTCCCGCAGTGGCTACAACATTCGCCCCGAATGGTACGACCTTTGGCTATCGGCACTGCTGACCACCCTGCGCCAGCACGACCCGGAATTTGATGACTCCGTTTCACAAGCCTGGCAACGGGCCATCGGTCCCGGAATCGATTGTATCCGGCGCGCATACTGA
- a CDS encoding transglutaminase-like domain-containing protein → MRLLLGLLLFSLLLISLPEILQQSQPPEEVLLIQRQMRTAESSEDAGREDNQSGTVVISGTSSPLTESMVQRAVGAQPEERSSYISIWDWQGVKTATASARGLDSLHHFANSYLVGFQPFETDALWVPLYTLATRKEYQYDHLQYSGLADIWQTSRQAYYQKRGDCEDHAILLADWLINLGVDARVALGTYKGEGHAWVIAVVNDTEYLLEATSKRRQSSWQAMPLAALAEGYEVEFQFNRDFFWAKTTSAPTRTYRGKHWVRKSQFIRG, encoded by the coding sequence ATGCGCCTGTTACTTGGACTTCTGCTATTCAGCCTGCTGCTGATTTCACTACCGGAAATCCTGCAGCAAAGCCAACCACCAGAAGAGGTGCTGCTGATTCAACGGCAGATGCGCACCGCCGAAAGTAGCGAGGATGCGGGGCGTGAGGACAATCAAAGCGGAACGGTAGTGATCTCCGGCACCAGCTCACCCCTGACGGAATCCATGGTGCAGCGGGCGGTGGGCGCCCAGCCAGAGGAGCGCAGCAGCTACATTTCGATCTGGGACTGGCAGGGTGTTAAAACAGCCACCGCTTCTGCCCGCGGTCTCGACAGTCTGCATCACTTTGCCAACAGCTATCTGGTGGGCTTTCAACCCTTCGAGACCGACGCCCTGTGGGTGCCCCTGTACACTCTCGCCACGCGCAAGGAATACCAGTACGACCATCTACAGTATTCCGGGCTAGCAGACATCTGGCAGACCTCCCGCCAGGCTTACTACCAGAAACGTGGCGACTGTGAGGATCATGCCATTCTACTCGCAGACTGGTTGATCAACCTCGGTGTCGATGCACGAGTCGCCCTGGGCACCTACAAGGGCGAGGGGCATGCGTGGGTGATCGCAGTAGTGAACGACACAGAGTATCTGCTGGAGGCCACCAGCAAACGTCGGCAGTCCAGCTGGCAGGCAATGCCGCTCGCCGCACTGGCAGAGGGCTACGAAGTGGAGTTCCAGTTCAATCGGGACTTCTTCTGGGCGAAAACCACTTCCGCTCCAACAAGAACCTATCGCGGCAAACACTGGGTCCGGAAATCCCAGTTTATTCGCGGTTAA